The genomic window ctttagttcccTTGAAAACTCAGTGGGATTTTGGAATCCCCGAGTCCAGCCTCCAAAGGGCCTAGGTGTCTAGCCCCTAGCCTCTATTCTCCAAAGCGACCCAGGTGGCCTGTTCCCAACCTCCACACCCCCACCAAGGGACATAGGTGTGGTGCCCTCAGGCTCTACTCTCTCCTTAAAGGGTCATAGGTAGGTGTCCTGCTCCTAAACTCTTCCCTTCAAGAGACCCAGGTGCCCTATCGCCCCACCTTTTAGCCTCCAAGGGGTTGCATTCTGTCTTGTCCCAACCTCCAACCCCCAAGTGGACTCAACTGTCCTGTCCCGACCCCTACCTCCCAAGAAGAGCTGGGTGTCCAGTCTTGCCCCCAGCCTCCACCCCGCCTCCAAGAAGGGCCAGGGGTCCTTCCCCCAGCatctgcctccctcctccccctccccaggtgTCCTGTCCCCAGCCTTCACCCCCAAGAAGAGCCAAATGTCTGGCCCTGTCTCCTGTCTTTGTCTCCACCAAGGAGACCCAGGTGTTCAGCCTCCATCCCCCAAGGGGACCCAGTTGTGTAGTTCTTTCCCCAGCCACCGCCCCCCACGGGCACCCAAGTATGTTCTGTCCCCAGCCTCCGCCCCGCCAAAGGGACCCAGGTGTCCGATCCTGTCCCCAATCTCTATGCCTCCCCAAGAAGATCCAGGTGTCCGGTCCTGTCCCCAGCCTCCAGCCCCCCCGTAACCCAGCCAGAAGACCAGAATAGCGGCGTCCCGGGCCGGGGCCGGTCTCCCCGAGTCCCCCACGCACCACGAGCGGCCCTGATTCACTGGGGCTCTTCGCTAAGACTCCTAGCGCATGCGCCAACTTCCCTAGTCCCTTCCCATTCCGAGCACTGCAGGCTGGGAATAGTAGTTCCCCGTGCAAACCCCATGGTGCATGTGACCTCGGCGTCTGCGTCTGAGGGCGGAGTCATCCTGTGTAGCCCCGGCTCTGGAAGTGAGTCCGTTCAGAAGCTGCTCCACGTGGCTGGACTCCGGGCATCTCCGGGACCTCCTCCGAGACCGAGAGCAGGGCTCTCCTCCTCCTTCGCCTCTTGAAGCCGGTCCCCCCTACCCCCAAAAGACCTGTAGACTCGCAGAGCCACGTGCACAGGCAGaccagacagagagaggcaggacACACGGACACTGGGTAACACAGGTGCCCACACAGGCAGGATGCCCACACCCCCATGCACGGGTTGACAAGACACAGAGACTGAGCCAGACGACCCAGATCTTCAGAGAAATGGGGAGATATTGATGCTAGTTACGGAGACAGGAAGTCACACAAAacacagaccccccccccccttccccccgtGCCTTCCTCCCCCCTTAGTTAGGCAAGAGACTGGGACACAAGGAGGACACAGAGAGCTGCCCAGACAGACAGACCTCACACAGTAAATCCAGCAACGCACATAGACACACATGCCCGGGCATGCCAGGTAGGGACACGCAAAACACAGCCACATGCAGAGCCAGGCAGATGAGAGCCAGAAAGACACCTGCACGTACAGACAGGAAAGACACCCCAACATCCAGAGGCGGGGCGGCAGACCACACACATTGCGCCACACCCGGGCAGTTGCAGGCGGGGActtagatatttatttattggaCATGCTGGCACTGTCGTTCTGGGACTCTTGTGTGGAGTAGCCCCCAGGGGAGAGGATCGGGGAGGCACGGGGctagagggaggggaagggaggaggtcTGGAGagtatatacacacagagaacacattcacaaacacacacacacatacacacgagGACCCTTCCTGCCCCCCAAGCTGGGCCCGGGGAGAGGAGGGGTGTGGGTGAGGGTTGGCAGAAAAGAGACGGTTAATGGAGATGCTGGCATTGGAGGTGGAGAGAAGGGGGCGACGCCTTGAGGACCAGACCAGATCGAGGTTCTGGTGGTGAGGGGAAGGAACACGCAGTGCCCAGCCAGGGTGGACTCAGAAGCAGGGGCTCCCCTCcctctcatttttcctctttgcaGAACATAAGACGCAAGAGATCGGCCACCCGGTTACTGTAGCCATATTCGTTGTCATACCTGGgcggggtggggttgggggggtCCGCTTAGGATCGGCGGGGAGGGATCCGGGATTCCCTCCGCCTCCGCCTCCGCCTCCGCCTCCGCGTCCTCAAAGACCCACCCCGACCTCCCGGTCCTCTCCCGCTAGCTTACCAAGAGATAAGTTTCACAAAGTTATCATTGAGAGATATGCTAGCCCTTGAATCAAATATAGATGAATGGGGGTTTCCGATGATGTCAGAAGAGACCACCTAGTGAAGAGGAAGTCAGTCGCGGCGGCCCAGAGTAAGGAAAAGGGATGCACCCATCCCTCACCCCGAATGGATCTTTCTTTCTGGGAGAGAGCGGCCAGATCTTACTCAGCTACCGGCCCTTCCCTCCAAGTTCCTCCGGTCTCCAGGAtgcccatccccacccccaccataaACCGCCACCCTCCCAGGCCCCCACCTCGTCCTCGGTGTAGCTGAGGATACCAGCCATGGGCCCTTTAGCTGCTTTCTTCACAGCATCTAGAATGCATGTTAAGTGGGCTGGATTTTTTATTCGGCATGTGAGGTCCACCACTGAGACGTCAGGAACTGGGACTCGGAAGGCCATCCCTGTCAGTTTCCTGAACGCATCATAGCCAGGAGGGAGGATCAGGGCAACTCAGCGATTCAAGATAGCCTCCCTCTACCCctgctctccctcccctcccctctttcagGGTCCTCAGTGCCATTCGGTTCCCCCTGCTCCAGCTCCCCTACGCTTCCCCTTTTGGCTATCCCCAGGGTCAAAGAAAGACCTGACCCGAGCCTTCCTACCCTTCCAGTTCGGGGATGACTTTCGTTACAGCCTGGGCAGCACCGGTGGCCGCTGGGATGATGTTCTGGTGGGCTCCTCGACCATCCCGCCAGTTCTTGCCGGAGGGTCCATCCACAGTCTTCTGGGTTGCTGTGTAAGCATGGATGGTGGTCTGGCGGGAGAGGAGGGAAGATTAAACCTTACCATTCATCCCACTTTAGCACAGCCTGGGGCTCCTCCCTTCCTGCtatgagaggggagagagacagagacagagtgacccAGAGAGAGCTcccctccattcttccctcccacTCCACTCAGCCCCACGTTATCCTCCCCACCTCATGCTCACCATAAGTCCCTCCACTATCCCAAAAGACTCATGGATGACCTTGGCTAGGGGGGCCAGGCAATTGGTGGTGCAGGAGGCATTGctagaacagagaaggaggaagtaGGGGAAAGATGTCAGACTTTGGCAGAACTAGATGTGGGTGGACAATGGCCAACCAAGTCATAGCATGTAACTGTAAGAGGGTATTATCCCCTTCCTGAGAACTGATGAATAGGAAGGCTTCTGAGAAGCCTGGGAGGATTTATACAAACGGATGCAAAGTGAGTacaataagcagaaccagagcaATGTCAAGGGAAAGAGCCCCTCTTGGACAAGTGAAATTTAACATTCATTATAATGACCTTGGAAGAAGAGAGGtgaaaatgttctctctctttttttttcagaggtGAGGAACTAAAGGTGTGAAACATCTAAGTTGTTTcatggttagttttgctgaactttttcttttttcctcttaaaatttttttttggttgggggcagctgggtagctcagtggatggagagccaggcctagaaatgggaggtcctaggttcaaatctggtctcagccacttcctagctgtgtgaccctgggcaagtcacttcacccccattgcctagcccttgccactcttctgccttggagccaatatacagtattgactccaagatggaaggtaagggtttatttaaaaaaaaaaaaatatatatatatatttatgtatatgtatatatttgttattaGAAATGGATCAATTATTGGGAGGggaatggaaatatattttcagaaatgaagatgatgttgaaacaaaatttatcaatagaaataaaaccttaaaaagcAACAAAGGTATGTCTtgcatgactgcatatgtataaCCTTTAACAAAGTGCTTTCTTTCTCAATGACTATGGAGGGAATGtgtgggagagaatttggaactcatattgaaaaaaaaaacaaaggttaaaaattgtttttacatgaaatcgaaaaaacaaaatatgaaagtTTAAACAAGaacattgcaaaaaaaaaggaatagtatATTTTTAccttgaaattgaaaaaaaaaagcaatgaaagGTGAGAGATTTAGAGGATGGCTTAAGAAGCCAGGGTCAGAGAGAGCTGGTGAAGATTGGCCACTGTAGGAGCCCCACCCAGATCATTTTATTACCTGACTATAACCATGTTGCAAGGGTTATAGCTGCAATCATTAACACCCATGACAATTGTGTGAGCATCCGGAGAGGGAGCAGTGATCACCACTCGACGAGCTCCAGCCTTGATATGGTCCTAGTGGAGAGACAAGAATAACTCACATTCCAGAGACCTCCCAAACCTCAGCAGCTGGTTCTGTGTCCCCTCACGCATTCCATCTGCCCTTTCTCTTActgaggctttttcttttgtgagGTTTATTCCAGTGGCTTCTACCACGTACAGGGCTCCCGCAGTCTTCCAAGGTATATCTTCAGCTTTTaggctggggaaggggaggagaacagGAGAATATTCTATGACTCCCTGATTCTACCCTTCCCCTCCAATACCATTAATTCTCCTTCTGTTACCCCATTACTTCCCTAGTCCAGTTTCCTTGGTTGGAGCCATCAAGGACCAATCAAATCTCCCACCCAAAGACCCTTCATTTTAAACACTATCTTGAGATGAGACCCTTCCTTCAAAAATCTAGCTCAATTCATCTGTAGTTAATTGTTCAAGAGCCAGTAAAATAATTactactagacttggaatcagaaaaacccgagtttcaaattctgcctgagACACTTTACTACCCACTTAACTGGGGAGATCcctggggcaagttacttaacctgagTCTAAAACTGGGATAATTATAGCCAATGCTTTCCCCTCTGCACGCATCTTGTATGTACCTGTTTTTTCTCACAGGCAATTAGGGGGCACAGTGGTTAGAAGTgctgggactggaatcaggaagacacattctcctgagttcaaatctggcctcagacactaactgtgtgaccctgggtaagtcacttaaactgatggcttcagtttcctcatcagtaaaatgagctggagaagagaatggtcaaccaccctagtatctttgcaaggaaacctcaaatggggtcatgaaaaatcagacattACTGACATGACTCAATGACATTTCTGCCCATGTTGTTTCCTCTACTAGAAATGTAAGTTCACTGAGGACAGGGACTGattctgatattttttctttgtatcctcagcacttaacaGATAATCAGTGATTAATAAAGCCTTGTTGATTGACAGCATATCCTCAGGGTTATTGGGAAGTTCAAAAGAGAGAATTCATGCAAAAGCACATGGCAAATTTTCAAGTGCTAGATAAAAGTGAGCTCTAATTATTGAGCTGGTCTGTAAGCTCCCCAAGGACAAgacttattttttatctttgtgtcacCAACATCTAGtggcacatagcaaatgcttaGTAAAAATAATTGTTGATTTTTTAGCCTGTGTTCCATTGGCAGTACAGGGATATGATCAATTATAGGCTGTTAGAATTGAAAAGGCACTTAAGGCTCAGCTAAGATATCTAAGATCTTTGAGTTGGCTAAGAATAGATTCAACAAGCGCAACAGATTCttctagagcagcggttctcaacctctcaatctgtagcaatgagaatacagaatgcatagcaggtatttacattccgaatcataactgtagcaaaacgACAGTTTGGAAGTAGctaccaaaatcattttttggtttggggtcactgcaacatgaggaactgtattgcggggtcacggcattagaaagggtgagaaccactgctctagagggTCAGATTTTTGGCTCATGTAAGAAAAAATCTAGGAacaatgttgttcagtcatcagAACAATGAAGGATGTCCAAAAGTGAAACAGATTGCTTTGAGAGAGAGTATATTCCCCTTTTGCTCAATGACTCCATGTTGGAGATACTGTATAAAGAATCTCAGGTAGATATGACTTGGTCTAGATGGCCACGTAGGTCCCCTTTTACCCTTAAATCCCATGAGTTATAGGTttgatcccttcattttactaGGCAGGAATTTAAGAGGCTCAGAGATTCAATGGCTTGCCAAAGATCAATAAACTGGGATTAGAACCTCATTCTCCAGCTTCCTTCATGGTCCAGTGCTCATAAATGTCTAAAAGCTGATTGGAATTTCTACTAAATTATAAATCCCTTGATGCTGTGTCTTTCTTTTAGTTATCCCTTGTTTTCCATTCCAGGAAAGCTCTTCAGATGGTGACTAATAAACAGGCTCCCCTACCCCAACTTTACTCCCATTCAAATTCTTCCTGTAGCTAACGTTTCCAGAGAAAAGTGTGTTACCTCTGGTAGACAGTGATCTCTTGTTTGTTTATCACCAACTTTCCATCTTTGGCATCAACACAGCCAAGGAATTGACCGTGAGTGGAGTCATACTTGAACATGTATAcctgagggaaagagaaagacaatgtatgttggtgggaggtggggatatTGAGGGCAGGGAGAACCATTCCCAGAGAGCCCACTCTCACACATGGGCAGGTGAGACTAGGGCCTTCTACCTCTTTCCTGTCCCTAGGACCCTTCCTCACCATGTAGTTAACATCGATGAATGGATCATTTACTGCAACAACCTTTATTCCTTTTTCAATGCAGACTCTCAACACCAAACGACCAATTCGACCGAATCTGATGCAGAATAGAAGAGCCAAATTGGTCAGAAGTCCTTCTCCTTCCCATCCCCAATCCCTATTCAAAATTAACAAGGTGTGTgtgtgaggaagggagggagagagagagggaggggaagagagagggagagg from Monodelphis domestica isolate mMonDom1 chromosome 4, mMonDom1.pri, whole genome shotgun sequence includes these protein-coding regions:
- the GAPDHS gene encoding glyceraldehyde-3-phosphate dehydrogenase, testis-specific; the encoded protein is MPKRDVILTNVTVVQLRRQGRQQTEETTTVVCQTPRDKDPCKQEKCAGSAGPHSSPRAIRGSSGGSSCGLTVGINGFGRIGRLVLRVCIEKGIKVVAVNDPFIDVNYMVYMFKYDSTHGQFLGCVDAKDGKLVINKQEITVYQSLKAEDIPWKTAGALYVVEATGINLTKEKASDHIKAGARRVVITAPSPDAHTIVMGVNDCSYNPCNMVIVSNASCTTNCLAPLAKVIHESFGIVEGLMTTIHAYTATQKTVDGPSGKNWRDGRGAHQNIIPAATGAAQAVTKVIPELEGKLTGMAFRVPVPDVSVVDLTCRIKNPAHLTCILDAVKKAAKGPMAGILSYTEDEVVSSDIIGNPHSSIFDSRASISLNDNFVKLISWYDNEYGYSNRVADLLRLMFCKEEK